A single Microtus ochrogaster isolate Prairie Vole_2 unplaced genomic scaffold, MicOch1.0 UNK6, whole genome shotgun sequence DNA region contains:
- the Osm gene encoding oncostatin-M has product MRIQLPQRTLLSMTLSLLFLNMARATRGCSSSSAQLLSQLLNQANITGNTESLMEPYLLLQGLNTTTLRAACTEHPVAFPSEDNLRALSKPHFLNTVHATLGRVWHQLGALRQQFLNIKDFPELKRARGNIQGIRNNVYCLAQLLHHHLEIPEPTQAGSGALQSTTTPSIFQAKIDSCRFLWGYHSFMGSVGKVFRGWGDGSSRRRRHSPQRSLLQGWRKGARRIRPSRSSQSSKSRVQVPR; this is encoded by the exons ATGCGGATACAGCTTCCACAGAGAACACTGCTCA GTATGACCCTCAGTCTCCTGTTCCTGAACATGGCACGGGCCACACGCGGCTGCTCCAGCTCTTCTGCACAGCTCCTCAGCCAGCTGCTGAATCAGGCGAACATCACGGGGAACACGGAATCACTCATGGAGCCCTAT ctcctcctccaAGGCCTGAACACAACTACCCTGAGAGCTGCCTGCACAGAGCACCCTGTGGCTTTCCCGAGTGAGGACAACCTACGGGCACTGAGCAAGCCTCATTTCCTGAACACTGTCCACGCCACACTGGGCAGAGTCTGGCACCAACTGGGTGCTTTAAGACAGCAATTTCTGAACATTAAGGATTTTCCAGAGCTGAAGAGGGCCAGGGGGAACATTCAAGGCATCAGGAACAATGTCTACTGCTTGGCCCAgctgctccaccaccacctggagatACCTGAGCCCACACAAGCAGGCTCTGGGGCCTTGCAGTCCACTACGACACCAAGCATTTTCCAGGCCAAGATAGACAGCTGCCGCTTCCTGTGGGGCTACCACAGCTTCATGGGCTCAGTAGGGAAGGTCTTCAGGGGGTGGGGAGACGGCTCTAGTCGCAGACGGAGACACAGTCCGCAACGCAGCCTGCTCCAGGGCTGGCGCAAAGGAGCCCGCAGAATCAGACCCTCcaggagcagccagagctctaAATCCAGGGTGCAGGTGCCCCGGTAG